TCCGCCGCAGGGTTCCCACCTCTTCACTTTCCCTCCACAGAGCATCCTGCAGCTCCTTGATTGCTTTCTGGTCCTCCTCTGCTGCACAGCAGGTTTCCTTGTTTTCCTCCTCCAAACGGGCTACCTCCTTCTCCAGCATGGCCATCTGCAGCCTCAGCTGGGCCAGTTCCCGCTCGTGTTCACCTTCCAACTGGGCTAGCTGTCCCAGAAGTTCTTCGTTGCGCTGGCCAAGTACCTTATTTTCCTGCCTCCAGTTGTTCTTCAGTGTTTCCAGGCGCATCTCATCCTTCTCACAGCTCAGTGTCACTGGGTCCTCATAGCACCCTTCGCTATAGCAGCTGCCTGTGCCACTCCTTTGTAACTGAGGATTCTCCTCTGACAGCCTCTGCAAGGCCTCCTCCTTGCTGTGCACAAGTGACTCCAGCTCTTTTTTGCTGTCAGAGAGACTCACTGTCTCAGACTGCAGATGCACAGCTTCATTTAGTAACTTTATTTCCTCATTTGTGGGCTTGAACCGGTCACTGGTGTATGAACTGCAAGAGAGCTCCGTGGCAGGTGGATCATTATCCACGGAATTACAATCCACGTCCGTAGTTTTAGAGACCAGTGATATGATGTTAGAATTCTGGAATTTGCTCCCAAACAGATTCACAAGGTCTGGTGGAAACGGAACGGCCATAACCTCTTTATGCAAGGACAGACAACCCTCTTCACTCTGGGAGTGATCGACCACCCCTGGCCATGACACCAAAGCTCTCTTAAATGACTCCAGTTGTTCCATATTTTGGTGGACCTGACAATGAATGAGGATAGTTTAATGTAGTTTTTACACCCATAGGTGAAGAAAAACCTCAACTTTTAGTGCAATAATTACTAATATATTTCACAATGTTCCCAGTTTAAACATTACTGTATTCCAACCCCAGCAGTTAGCCAGCAAGGATCTGACATGCACAGCCCTCTGGTGACAGTGGATCACTACCTGCTCCTCCCCCCCGCAGCGGAGGGTCTGCATGATCTCCGCCAAGCTTAAGGAGTTGGTCTCCAGCAGCGGGAGGAAGGATATCTCTAAGAATCCCTCATGAGAGCAGGACTGAGACCTGGATATCTCGGGGATCAGTTCTGTCAAAACCACACACAAACAGAATGAGCCAAATACATCACAAATAATATCCCCATGCATCTTCTAATTGGATATATGGAGCACAATGCAATGTCTTATTGGAGACCTACAAACTTCACAAGGGTTATAAGGCCTTGGAAAGGAAATGGGCTCATCTGAGAGAAACATATGGTTTAGCTTATACACACTGGAAACCACGATGGCCTCCCGGATGCACTGTGTCATGGATGGGGTTTGGACGCCTTTAGTTCTAGCTGGGTCCAGGACAGCTTCCCACTTGAGCTGCAGCAGCTTTTCAATAGCAGTGATGTCAGCAGTCTGAGAAGGCAACGCGAAAATGTGAGATAATGCTTGTGTGTGCTGGAATCCTGAGCtcgtagtttttttttattattatttattttatgttaaataaaaaaaaataactaaaaccATTTATCCTAAACAGGGTATACACACCAGGCTAATCATTCTGCCACACGACCAacactcccctcccccaccacaaaCCATTAACCCAAAGGACTTTCCATGAGAAGCAGTTAGACATGGTACCCCTTGCCTTATTAATGAGGTCTCCCACGGTTAATTAAATCGACAGTCCTAGGAGTGCTGGACTTTGAACATCTTGGATTCAGGGGATTATATCCATCAGAGCACACTCGCGGTTTAGCACTGAATCGGCCACCCATAATCCTTTTCCATATGCTactgctctctctccctcttgcaGACCCATCCTGCACCAGCTAGCTGGCTGTCTGTCACTCTGAAGTGCTTTGCCTATGTGAGGCTGACGGTGTAGCCATTAGCCGTGCAGTTAAGCTCCATGTCTGCTTGAATTATAAAATCACACTGAGTGAGAGATGAGGCGGCGGTTTCAGCCCTCACCTGATTATTACCATCCTTTGGGACTGCTTCCTGAGGTCCGTTCTCTATCCCGGGCAGCGTCTGGCGCCCCCTATGGAGCTGCGCGTTCTCCTCagccagctcctccagctccgcctgcagccGCCCCTCTGCCAGCCGCAGCTGCTGGACGCGGGATCGCAGGTCCTCCAGCCGATGAGACAGGAACTCCCCATTATCCTCGGCGGCCTGCAGACGCTCCAGCAGCGCACGCCGCTCCTCCTGGCCCACCTCCTCACACCCCAGCAGCTCCCGCAGGTCCTCCTGCAGGCCGCTGATGAACACGTTTAGCTtgtccctctcctgctcccagcCTTCCTGCTCTGCTGGTTCCCCGCATGGCTGCCGCACCAGCTCGGCACGCAGCAGCGCGGCTGTGGCCGTCAGATCCACGGACTCCCTCTCCAGTTCGTATACCCGCCTCCGGAGGGCGTGCTCGTACTCCCGGGCCAGGCGCAGCTTCTGCTGCTGCTTCAGTTTGAAGTGCTCAAAGTAATCGCTCTGCATCTTCATCTCCTCCTCCTTGCTTCTCAGCTGCTCCTGACTTCGTCTCAGCCGTTCCTTCCATACCCTCTCGCTCCTCTCCTTCTCCATCCTCTGGAAGGAGAAGCGGTTCAGGTCACACAATCTCTATGCACTTGCACGCCTTCGCCTTCAACAGGACTGGCTCTAGCTACAGGCAGAATACGTAGCTGCCTAGGGCCCCTGGTTTACCTACACAATggaggaagtgaaatgatcatCACTTTCCTTGGGGGGGCTCCCAAGTAAAACTGAGGCCCCTGACAAGGCAGAGCCAGGTGTGACCATCAGCAGCCATTTTGAAGTGCTCTATATTCTCCTACGCACAAAAATAACGAcaacttccttccttccttatttgtttgtttgtttgccagGATCACATGAAGCAAAACTTTTTTATTCAGTCACATACCTCTGACTTACACAACCAAGGCCTGCAGCAGAGTACAGCTCTGTAGGCCATGACACTTAAAGCGTGGGGATTAACTGCTTTCTTGGGTGGGATGCTCCTTACCATACTCTGCACGTCCTCCCTCAGCACGCGGAGCCTCTCCGCCTGTCTCTGCCGGGACACGGCTGCACTCTGGGATGCAGCCTGCTCCATCAGATCCTCCACCCTCACCAGCAGCTTCCTCTCGGATAGTCCTGGCTCTCTGATCCTGTCACACGTGTATGAGCTCCAGGTCAGCTCCTCTCTGAGCCAAACATGTGAGCTACATGCATGTCGTGGATGCATATGGGCATCAGAGTGACCATCTGCTTATGAACAACATTTATCCAAAACTTTAATTGCTTAATGTCTTAATAAGCTTAATaatactttaaatacttcctgtgCTAGTGCTTGCACAAAACCGGCCTAATGAAACTGATATCTGGATTGAGTTCCTCCCGAATCTTACTCTCTGACAGCTACTAAGCTATCAAGCTATTATAACTCAGGAAACAGTACATGGTGTTACTGACATACTTCATGGATCGTCTAGATTCAGAAACTAACCCCCTTCAGTAACTAAAATCATCAAAATTCAAattctatataaaaaaaatctatttgtcATCTAATATTTGAGCTTAAACAAAGATCATTTAGCCAATAATAAGCCAAATGTTTCTGAATACACAACTGAGAGCACTGCTAGTATTTTCAGGAAAAACAGCTTTGTAGCTAACAATAAGCTacttaaaaaaacacagatgTCAGCTCACTGTAGGCCAATCATTTCAGTAAACAAACCGTGATACAGTTAGATAACAAGAGTTTAGCCCTcttcagcaaccttcttttcattaaTGACTCATAATACTACTTCTAGGTGTTTATACACAGCGACAGTTATTCCGTAGCCTATTCTGTTAATCGCCAGCAACGTACCGGTTCTTGAAGTCCTCCTTGGATCCTGTGAAGATGTTGACATTGTCCCTGAGGCTATGTTCCAGAACCTTCACTCGCTGGAACAGGACCAGTAGTTCCGGTGTCACCTCCGTTTCAAGTTCCTCCGGGGGTGAAATGCTCCTCTTCCCCCAGGCCAGCTCCAGATCCTGAAATGACCAGGCTGTGACAATCAACAACTCCTCTTCTGCAGCTCAGGGAGCCACCAGGTgattacacacatacacacactctccaTGTCCACTGTCGCACCCTGCTTGGGTCACTGTCACTGTCCCCCCAGGCCTTGgctcttcaccttctccctcctGTACCCTCGTCTACATGCCTCTTAGGACCCCATGGTGACACCTAAATGTCagtagccccccacccccccgacatGCCCGCAGAGACACATGGGCGGGAGGTTCTGGCCTAGCTCTCAGCCAAGTGGCCCCCTGTGTTTCtcaattattcagaagaaagagGAGCTGCTCAGTCACTATGGGAGGAACAGACGGGTAATGAAACCTCTCAGGTTCCCCGAGACACTTCTCACTACAAAGAGAATTACATTCTCCTCATACCCCCTCTATTTTGCCAGCACAACTTACAAAGCAATGCTGGAATCAAATTGAAGTCAACGTCTCATATGCAGCAATTTACAATTAATGGCTTTATCAGAGAAAATTTGAGTTCCTTCTCATTTAAAGAACTTGTCATTTTCCTAAAGATTGGATCAGGGTCCTGCCATGGGTACGAGTCCTTACCCTTAATCATTTCACTACATGCTGCCTTGGTTGTTATCTtgacaaaacaaaattttaataaaatcaAGTCCATTCTGTGACATGCTTATTCAGTTTGTGTAACTTTTGCTTGCTTATGCCATGGACGTCAGCCAGGTTTGATACTAGTGAACCGATAGTGATGTTACTCCCAGCGGATGAGTGAACGGTTTACGCTACGACCCTCCTGTAAGTGAGGCTCCTGCTGTTGCCTTATTTGGGTTTTTTCTTCCTTGGCAGCGGCCAGTTCTTTGTCAAGGACCAGGGATTGCCGGGAACTCTGGGACTGCCATGACAGAGCAGCCCCTCGGGCTGGGCTCCTCTGGGCTGGGATGCTGCCTGTTGGCCCCCGCTcccgcccctcctcccccagcaGCTGATGCCTACCCCCCACCTGTCGCTCCCCTGCATCACATGCATGCAACTCTCCTCCCCCCTCCAACAGCTGAGCATCCAGATCCTGTGCCTCCTGCACACAGGATTCCTCCTTGTCCTCACCGACCACACTAAGGTCTGACAAGAGGCCAGTTGGCTCCGTGTCCTTGGCTTGGGGATCAGAGGTGTTGGCTCCCATTCTGAGGGCCCACCTGGGCCATGACACCACAGCCCTGGGTGGTTCTGACCGTCCTCTCCCTTGCACGGCCCCCCCATTATGGAGCATCTGTCTTCACAGCAGCGCCTGGTGGCCTGCTCCAGATTGGGTGTGGCCAGCATCCCCTTATCTATGTCATTCATAAGCTGCTCCTGGCCGAATGGCTGGTACTGCAGCTGCACCAACGCTTCCACTAAGCCCAGCGGCTCTGTTGGACAGCTGGCCCTGGACCTCCTACACAATTCATGCCGGCCCAGGGCCTCATCACTGGCTGCATGCCCAGAGACTTCATACACCTGCCATGTCCCATTTAGACAGTTCCTCTGTTCCTCTTTCTGACCTTCAGTTTCAGGCATGTAGCTGATCTCTGCGCACACTTCTAATGGATGGACACGTCTGGCCCTCACAGATAACATACATTGGTTCTGTTATCGCACGAGTTCCTACCTGCACAGCTGACTTGTCACCATCGGTGGTGCTACTTTGAGGTATCATCTCCTTCCATTCTCTCTGAAATTTTTTGTCTCCAGTCATGTTTTGACAAAGTGTTGTCTCCGCCTCCTTTATCTCCTGGGAGACCTCCTCCAGCACAATGTTCTCCTCCCCAAAGTCAGATGCCACCACAGATAGCACATTCTTCCAGTTTTCCATGCAGGTCTGAAGCTTCTTTGGTTGCTCGTCCATTTGCGGTCCCGAATGGACCACATGGGAGTAGGGTGCCACCAGCTGTGTTTCTTTGGTGTGAGCATCAGCCACCCTGCCCACCAGGACCTTTGCCTCCTGCTCTTCTGCATGGTTGGGAGCCGCTGCTCTCTTCCTAAGACAGCTGACCGCCAGCAGCTGATCCTGTTGGCATTTCTGGGTAAGACTCTGGGCACTGATCCACTCACGCGGCTCACATTTCCAGGGAAGGCATCCCAGGTCTGAGACACCATTCCATACGTCCCAAAAACGACTCCCAGCCACATCGACGCGCCCTTCGCCTCCTGGGCAGGACTCCAagctctgcatgttctccctgggcATCTCAGGCATGTCACCACTGTATGTGACAGCTGCTGGCTTTACACTGGCCCTCAGAAGGTCGATGACTTCTCTGCTTCTCACCGGGATGCCCCGGGCTTCTCTCAGCCTGACTTCGGTTTTACATTCTCCTTCCATCCTTGTAGTGGAGCTTATATTTAAGGGTTTTTACCCTGGTAGTTTTggctttattttgttttcttcaaaatTTACTTCATTGTGAAGACACTTCATGGCAAAGACACTTCATGATTATAGAAAAttacttttttccccccttaaaatgtttgtttctAACATTTTATATACCATTGTTAGTTGGTCATAGTGTCGTTTTGTCTACAATAATGATTAGTTTATTTCACAAAGAGCATGTATGTATAAAAGTTCACCAAAGAAGAATTTGTCAAACTATAAATAATCTTCATTaggagattggggggggggggggggggggagaaaaacagGAAATCAGGACaggaaatcaggagacagtAGGGTTGAGACGTGTGAGTGCACAACACTGTCTTCCCCAATGCAGTGGATTGCATGAGCTTCTGGGTTTGCACACTCCTGGGGAACACTTCAGCTCCTGAGGAGGGGGAGAAGCGGGGCAGGGGGTCAGAGCCCAGTTTCACTTTCTTGCAGGGCTATGTTATACCCCTCTCTAtttacactagtggccaaaattgtggaaacacttccaattGTTAGTGGTTACTCCAGTTACTTACTATATTTAATCACCCAATATATGACATTTTAATAttcttttattgtttataaacattactgTCAATATTAGTGTAGTAACGCCAAAAATGCAAGGTGCTTCCACAATTTTTTGCCACTAATGCAGGTCCATTCAACTATTCTCTTTTAATTCATCTCGCACAACTGCTTATGTTGTACAGCAAACCAGTCAGCCTGGActctatcccagaatgcacagggcaccaggctggggCACGCCCTGCACGGGCTGCCAGTCAAACCCATTTTCATGTCCACCTACTGTACAAATGTCAATGCTTACAAAACAGAAAGAACATGCTTTTTAAGCAGCGTGAGAGAATACAGAGGCTTCTGTGGATTAAAGGCATGTCTAACATTCTGCAGTAATCAGAAAAAAGTCAAGAATCTGCTCAAGTTAAGCTGTCCCaggacagaaaaaaacatgcaaaccaaATTGCTCAGGATATTACGTAATCTTTGTACGCGACTTCATGTTTCACCACATATGTACAGTTTGATGCAAACTGCTGTGAAGTCTGGGTGAAAATTATATACAGCATGCATTTTTAGAACAATAAGTAAAGATTACTATTAAGTAGAGGAAGAGgttatttcaggtccagaaaatacaaatccagaccaagattttgtttcaaccaaccagttgagtagtcTGTGACTGagcctcaactggttggttgaaacaaaatctgggtctggatttgtactctatggacctgaaatctccatctCTAAGTATAGGCAGACAGTACATGAACAGCTCTATAGATGGAGAGCTGGCTTACCTCATACGTGGCTGTCCCTGCGTCATTAAGGCCAAAGAATGAAggctaaagaaaaaaataaaaagaggaACAAAAACTACGAAAAGAACGATGTATTGGCCAAGAATCAGATAAACAGGGGAAGAAAGAAAAGCTGAAATTAGTAGAAATATGACAGGACCTGCAAAGTAAGAGCACATCCTGTCCCACTAACAGCACTCTATAGCAGTGCGGCCCTCGAGTGCTTTGCCATCACCATGGCAACCCAGGAGGGGCACGGGGCACCAAATTCAACCCCTTCCCTCCTTCTTTTGGCACCTTTAATGCTCAGGCTCCTGGAGACCCTCCCAGAAGCCAAAGCTTAGCGTCAGCTGACGTGGGAATCGCCAGAGTGCTCTAAGCACCTTCTAAGTAGAAATGCCTTTGCATTTACTGTGAGAAACACATTACACATCAACACCAGTGGGTTTGTACTGAGCTCATTGGTGCACACAAGTATGAATGGGTACAATATGGTGAAATGTATACATTACACAAAATGAAGGATATGACTATAAAAAAAGGTTTAGTTTACTGATTATAAAAGGACACAATTCAAAAATTCTAAATCAGACAAATTAACAATATCACGGAAAAAAGGATGGAAATACCTTTTCTTCAATATCTTTGATTTGTCTTTTCTGGGTTTCAATCTTATCCACCAGCTCCCTAATCTTCTGTGAACCCAAAGAAACAGACGTAACAgacttttttccccccccacaaTATGGTAAAGTCCACTTTCTGCTCACACATCAGTGCTTAACGTACGGATGACcagctgttttgttcttcattaTAGACCAGGGGACGGTCGATGACCAAGTACCCATGCTGCTCTCTGCAGTGGCATGCAAACTGCAGTAGCCATGGCAACAAGCAGCCAGAACAATGgtgaatgaccccccccccccccccccatgggatGCAGGGTCTTAGTGGACTTGCCTGCTGTGCTGTATGAGGATCCCAGAAGCATCACTGCCGCATATTATGCTgattatattataatattattattgttgttattattattgccatTATTATTGGATCAACTGAAGCGATTTTCTCCAAGGTGCTTTTGGTATTAGAACCACTGCAAATCTGTG
The sequence above is a segment of the Brienomyrus brachyistius isolate T26 chromosome 12, BBRACH_0.4, whole genome shotgun sequence genome. Coding sequences within it:
- the LOC125704978 gene encoding restin homolog isoform X7, which translates into the protein MEGECKTEVRLREARGIPVRSREVIDLLRASVKPAAVTYSGDMPEMPRENMQSLESCPGGEGRVDVAGSRFWDVWNGVSDLGCLPWKCEPREWISAQSLTQKCQQDQLLAVSCLRKRAAAPNHAEEQEAKVLVGRVADAHTKETQLVAPYSHVVHSGPQMDEQPKKLQTCMENWKNVLSVVASDFGEENIVLEEVSQEIKEAETTLCQNMTGDKKFQREWKEMIPQSSTTDGDKSAVQDLELAWGKRSISPPEELETEVTPELLVLFQRVKVLEHSLRDNVNIFTGSKEDFKNRIREPGLSERKLLVRVEDLMEQAASQSAAVSRQRQAERLRVLREDVQSMRMEKERSERVWKERLRRSQEQLRSKEEEMKMQSDYFEHFKLKQQQKLRLAREYEHALRRRVYELERESVDLTATAALLRAELVRQPCGEPAEQEGWEQERDKLNVFISGLQEDLRELLGCEEVGQEERRALLERLQAAEDNGEFLSHRLEDLRSRVQQLRLAEGRLQAELEELAEENAQLHRGRQTLPGIENGPQEAVPKDGNNQTADITAIEKLLQLKWEAVLDPARTKGVQTPSMTQCIREAIVVSKLIPEISRSQSCSHEGFLEISFLPLLETNSLSLAEIMQTLRCGGEEQVHQNMEQLESFKRALVSWPGVVDHSQSEEGCLSLHKEVMAVPFPPDLVNLFGSKFQNSNIISLVSKTTDVDCNSVDNDPPATELSCSSYTSDRFKPTNEEIKLLNEAVHLQSETVSLSDSKKELESLVHSKEEALQRLSEENPQLQRSGTGSCYSEGCYEDPVTLSCEKDEMRLETLKNNWRQENKVLGQRNEELLGQLAQLEGEHERELAQLRLQMAMLEKEVARLEEENKETCCAAEEDQKAIKELQDALWRESEEVGTLRRKQVEDMALIAELRETQCKKTEQSVLLEDVTSRLSCNASAGNWKEPQVEETKENEQQKVLRMSSDAQTLRNGGRQEVTSPRSDSSTLSVFRSTSVEGKNLKEEGAPDTGMTSDAIQQHPAHKEHLGTNNGVKQSVQKARAVFRLSTESQKPTRETDVSPQNNKVTQQSHTTIYSYKTVNLETTLQERSDVAEELNNVRKELGATVADLQQSQECLDRAKSEAQKWYRELGLAESRREEAEKKASQALNELKRVKACLKESEGKKKENSELKDEVEELRRQMTHLEKEHVNAVSMSARLEEKLVSLLTCLDAKCGTEDGQMAKNLSLEGYESALETWCDTIKTLKVHYDDIKYQFEELHKKKTQCDLDMAPLKARLACVVQKCRERNSLIVQLVRKRCRCGCIRRSLMQEAEDLVNDTALLEYSSAFGPTLAAVQVGCFSARGSSRDNLRESLEAGRTDDAEADSWSSAHGSLMEKATPLSYRQCVAKTDYCPSPDMPQTALPILPLSAGEEVQVAGAPDSRGLCRAEVKGESGLVPACFLEEKDARKQSPPSGSDPAGCLAWLTGPEKILEVHRQLQRLHRSNYQILPLTECNAKPELGPFSVSAQIQSQHALCGLSEASGAARSTPPFHRKGEMRRGERQEPQQERKSDFAEPVGTAAKDEPVMLNNVSPPGGSICRAAAEDRLPDQANMAATPNALSPEDRPLRAKLDPPAPVVSLKVMKTVGQSGLMIGWDRPPLDELGCSNGTFVSM